In the genome of Pongo pygmaeus isolate AG05252 chromosome 9, NHGRI_mPonPyg2-v2.0_pri, whole genome shotgun sequence, one region contains:
- the TRIM29 gene encoding tripartite motif-containing protein 29 isoform X2, with protein sequence MEAADASRSNGSSPEARDARSPSGPSGSLENGTKADGKDAKTTNGHGGEAAEGKSLGSALKPGEGRSALFAGNEWRRPIIQFVESGDDKNSNYFSMDSMEGKRSPYAGLQLGAAKKPPVTFAEKGELRKSIFSESRKPTVSIMEPGETRRNSYPRADTGLFSRSKSGSEEVLCDSCIGNKQKAVKSCLVCQASFCELHLKPHLEGAAFRDHQLLEPIRDFEARKCPVHGKTMELFCQTDQTCICYLCMFQEHKNHSTVTVEEAKAEKETELSLQKEQLQLKIIEIEDEAEKWQKEKDRIKSFTTNEKAILEQNFRDLVRDLEKQKEEVRAALEQREQDAVDQVKVIVDALDERAKVLHEDKQTREQLHSISDSVLFLQEFGALMSNYSLPPPLPTYHVLLEGEGLGQSLGNFKDDLLNVCMRHVEKMCKADLSRNFIERNHMENGGDHRYVNNYTNSFGGEWSAPDTMKRYSMYLTPKGGARTSYQPSSPGRFTKETTQKNFNNLYGTKGNYTSRVWEYSSSIQSSDNDLPVVQGSSSFSLKGTGKTPYQFTTLGQATAEFSKPLGRSGLSKTNPGYPSLMRSQSPKAQPQTWKSGKQTMLSHYRPFYVNKGNGIGSNEAP encoded by the exons ATGGAAGCTGCAGATGCCTCCAGGAGCAACGGGTCGAGCCCAGAAGCCAGGGATGCCCGGAGCCCGTCGGGCCCCAGTGGCAGCCTGGAGAATGGCACCAAGGCTGACGGCAAGGACGCCAAGACCACCAACGGGCACGGAGGGGAGGCAGCTGAGGGCAAGAGCCTGGGCAGCGCCCTGAAGCCAGGGGAAGGTAGGAGCGCCCTGTTCGCGGGCAATGAGTGGCGGCGACCCATCATCCAGTTTGTCGAGTCTGGGGACGACAAGAACTCCAACTACTTCAGCATGGACTCTATGGAAGGCAAGAGGTCGCCGTACGCAGGGCTCCAACTGGGGGCTGCCAAGAAGCCACCCGTTACCTTTGCCGAAAAGGGCGAGCTACGCAAGTCCATTTTCTCGGAGTCCCGGAAGCCCACGGTGTCCATCATGGAGCCCGGGGAGACCCGGCGGAACAGCTACCCCCGGGCCGACACGGGCCTTTTTTCACGGTCCAAGTCCGGCTCCGAGGAGGTGCTGTGCGACTCCTGCATCGGCAACAAGCAGAAGGCGGTCAAGTCCTGCCTGGTGTGCCAGGCCTCCTTCTGCGAGCTGCATCTCAAGCCCCACCTGGAGGGCGCCGCCTTCCGAGACCACCAGCTGCTCGAGCCCATCCGGGACTTTGAGGCCCGCAAGTGTCCCGTGCATGGCAAGACGATGGAGCTCTTCTGCCAGACCGACCAGACCTGCATCTGCTACCTTTGCATGTTCCAGGAGCACAAGAATCATAGCACTGTGACGGTGGAGGAGGCCAAGGCCGAGAAGGAG ACGGAGCTGTCACTGCAAAAGGAGCAGCTGCAGCTCAAGATCATTGAGATTGAGGATGAAGCTGAGAagtggcagaaggagaaggacCGCATCAAG AGCTTCACCACCAATGAGAAGGCCATCCTGGAGCAGAACTTCCGGGACCTGGTGCGGGACCTGGAGAAGCAAAAGGAGGAAGTGAGGGCTGCGCTGGAGCAGCGGGAGCAGGATGCTGTGGACCAAGTGAAGGTGATCGTGGATGCTCTGGATGAGAGAGCCAAGGTGCTGCATGAGGACAAGCAGACCcgggagcagctgcacagcatcAGCGACTCTGTGTTGTTTCTGCAG GAATTTGGTGCGTTGATGAGCAATtactctctccccccacccctgcccacctaTCATGTCCTGCTGGAGGGGGAGGGCCTGGGACAGTCGCTAGGCAACTTCAAGGATGACCTGCTCAATGTATGCATGCGCCACGTTGAGAAGATGTGCAAGGCGGACCTGAGCCGTAACTTCATTGAGAGGAACCACATGGAGAACG GTGGTGACCATCGCTATGTGAACAACTACACGAACAGCTTCGGGGGTGAGTGGAGTGCACCGGACACCATGAAGAGATACTCCATGTACCTGACACCCAAAG GTGGAGCCCGGACATCATACCAGCCCTCGTCTCCCGGCCGCTTCACCAAGGAGACTACCCAGAAGAATTTCAACAATCTCTATGGCACCAAAG GTAACTATACCTCCCGGGTCTGGGAGTACTCCTCCAGCATTCAGAGCTCTGACAATGACCTGCCCGTCGTCCAAGGCAGCTCCTCCTTCTCCCTGAAAG GCACTGGGAAAACCCCTTATCAGTTCACCACCTTGGGACAGGCCACTGCAGAGTTTTCCAAACCACTGGGTCGCAGTGGGCTGTCTAAAACTAATCCCG GCTATCCCTCCCTCATGCGGAGCCAAAGCCCCAAGGCCCAGCCTCAGACTTGGAAATCTGGCAAGCAGACTATGCTG TCTCACTACCGGCCATTTTACGTCAACAAAGGCAACGGGATTGGGTCCAACGAAGCCCCATGA
- the TRIM29 gene encoding tripartite motif-containing protein 29 isoform X1 yields the protein MEAADASRSNGSSPEARDARSPSGPSGSLENGTKADGKDAKTTNGHGGEAAEGKSLGSALKPGEGRSALFAGNEWRRPIIQFVESGDDKNSNYFSMDSMEGKRSPYAGLQLGAAKKPPVTFAEKGELRKSIFSESRKPTVSIMEPGETRRNSYPRADTGLFSRSKSGSEEVLCDSCIGNKQKAVKSCLVCQASFCELHLKPHLEGAAFRDHQLLEPIRDFEARKCPVHGKTMELFCQTDQTCICYLCMFQEHKNHSTVTVEEAKAEKETELSLQKEQLQLKIIEIEDEAEKWQKEKDRIKSFTTNEKAILEQNFRDLVRDLEKQKEEVRAALEQREQDAVDQVKVIVDALDERAKVLHEDKQTREQLHSISDSVLFLQEFGALMSNYSLPPPLPTYHVLLEGEGLGQSLGNFKDDLLNVCMRHVEKMCKADLSRNFIERNHMENGGDHRYVNNYTNSFGGEWSAPDTMKRYSMYLTPKGGARTSYQPSSPGRFTKETTQKNFNNLYGTKGNYTSRVWEYSSSIQSSDNDLPVVQGSSSFSLKAGTGKTPYQFTTLGQATAEFSKPLGRSGLSKTNPGYPSLMRSQSPKAQPQTWKSGKQTMLSHYRPFYVNKGNGIGSNEAP from the exons ATGGAAGCTGCAGATGCCTCCAGGAGCAACGGGTCGAGCCCAGAAGCCAGGGATGCCCGGAGCCCGTCGGGCCCCAGTGGCAGCCTGGAGAATGGCACCAAGGCTGACGGCAAGGACGCCAAGACCACCAACGGGCACGGAGGGGAGGCAGCTGAGGGCAAGAGCCTGGGCAGCGCCCTGAAGCCAGGGGAAGGTAGGAGCGCCCTGTTCGCGGGCAATGAGTGGCGGCGACCCATCATCCAGTTTGTCGAGTCTGGGGACGACAAGAACTCCAACTACTTCAGCATGGACTCTATGGAAGGCAAGAGGTCGCCGTACGCAGGGCTCCAACTGGGGGCTGCCAAGAAGCCACCCGTTACCTTTGCCGAAAAGGGCGAGCTACGCAAGTCCATTTTCTCGGAGTCCCGGAAGCCCACGGTGTCCATCATGGAGCCCGGGGAGACCCGGCGGAACAGCTACCCCCGGGCCGACACGGGCCTTTTTTCACGGTCCAAGTCCGGCTCCGAGGAGGTGCTGTGCGACTCCTGCATCGGCAACAAGCAGAAGGCGGTCAAGTCCTGCCTGGTGTGCCAGGCCTCCTTCTGCGAGCTGCATCTCAAGCCCCACCTGGAGGGCGCCGCCTTCCGAGACCACCAGCTGCTCGAGCCCATCCGGGACTTTGAGGCCCGCAAGTGTCCCGTGCATGGCAAGACGATGGAGCTCTTCTGCCAGACCGACCAGACCTGCATCTGCTACCTTTGCATGTTCCAGGAGCACAAGAATCATAGCACTGTGACGGTGGAGGAGGCCAAGGCCGAGAAGGAG ACGGAGCTGTCACTGCAAAAGGAGCAGCTGCAGCTCAAGATCATTGAGATTGAGGATGAAGCTGAGAagtggcagaaggagaaggacCGCATCAAG AGCTTCACCACCAATGAGAAGGCCATCCTGGAGCAGAACTTCCGGGACCTGGTGCGGGACCTGGAGAAGCAAAAGGAGGAAGTGAGGGCTGCGCTGGAGCAGCGGGAGCAGGATGCTGTGGACCAAGTGAAGGTGATCGTGGATGCTCTGGATGAGAGAGCCAAGGTGCTGCATGAGGACAAGCAGACCcgggagcagctgcacagcatcAGCGACTCTGTGTTGTTTCTGCAG GAATTTGGTGCGTTGATGAGCAATtactctctccccccacccctgcccacctaTCATGTCCTGCTGGAGGGGGAGGGCCTGGGACAGTCGCTAGGCAACTTCAAGGATGACCTGCTCAATGTATGCATGCGCCACGTTGAGAAGATGTGCAAGGCGGACCTGAGCCGTAACTTCATTGAGAGGAACCACATGGAGAACG GTGGTGACCATCGCTATGTGAACAACTACACGAACAGCTTCGGGGGTGAGTGGAGTGCACCGGACACCATGAAGAGATACTCCATGTACCTGACACCCAAAG GTGGAGCCCGGACATCATACCAGCCCTCGTCTCCCGGCCGCTTCACCAAGGAGACTACCCAGAAGAATTTCAACAATCTCTATGGCACCAAAG GTAACTATACCTCCCGGGTCTGGGAGTACTCCTCCAGCATTCAGAGCTCTGACAATGACCTGCCCGTCGTCCAAGGCAGCTCCTCCTTCTCCCTGAAAG caGGCACTGGGAAAACCCCTTATCAGTTCACCACCTTGGGACAGGCCACTGCAGAGTTTTCCAAACCACTGGGTCGCAGTGGGCTGTCTAAAACTAATCCCG GCTATCCCTCCCTCATGCGGAGCCAAAGCCCCAAGGCCCAGCCTCAGACTTGGAAATCTGGCAAGCAGACTATGCTG TCTCACTACCGGCCATTTTACGTCAACAAAGGCAACGGGATTGGGTCCAACGAAGCCCCATGA
- the TRIM29 gene encoding tripartite motif-containing protein 29 isoform X4 has product MTELSLQKEQLQLKIIEIEDEAEKWQKEKDRIKSFTTNEKAILEQNFRDLVRDLEKQKEEVRAALEQREQDAVDQVKVIVDALDERAKVLHEDKQTREQLHSISDSVLFLQEFGALMSNYSLPPPLPTYHVLLEGEGLGQSLGNFKDDLLNVCMRHVEKMCKADLSRNFIERNHMENGGDHRYVNNYTNSFGGEWSAPDTMKRYSMYLTPKGGARTSYQPSSPGRFTKETTQKNFNNLYGTKGNYTSRVWEYSSSIQSSDNDLPVVQGSSSFSLKGYPSLMRSQSPKAQPQTWKSGKQTMLSHYRPFYVNKGNGIGSNEAP; this is encoded by the exons ATG ACGGAGCTGTCACTGCAAAAGGAGCAGCTGCAGCTCAAGATCATTGAGATTGAGGATGAAGCTGAGAagtggcagaaggagaaggacCGCATCAAG AGCTTCACCACCAATGAGAAGGCCATCCTGGAGCAGAACTTCCGGGACCTGGTGCGGGACCTGGAGAAGCAAAAGGAGGAAGTGAGGGCTGCGCTGGAGCAGCGGGAGCAGGATGCTGTGGACCAAGTGAAGGTGATCGTGGATGCTCTGGATGAGAGAGCCAAGGTGCTGCATGAGGACAAGCAGACCcgggagcagctgcacagcatcAGCGACTCTGTGTTGTTTCTGCAG GAATTTGGTGCGTTGATGAGCAATtactctctccccccacccctgcccacctaTCATGTCCTGCTGGAGGGGGAGGGCCTGGGACAGTCGCTAGGCAACTTCAAGGATGACCTGCTCAATGTATGCATGCGCCACGTTGAGAAGATGTGCAAGGCGGACCTGAGCCGTAACTTCATTGAGAGGAACCACATGGAGAACG GTGGTGACCATCGCTATGTGAACAACTACACGAACAGCTTCGGGGGTGAGTGGAGTGCACCGGACACCATGAAGAGATACTCCATGTACCTGACACCCAAAG GTGGAGCCCGGACATCATACCAGCCCTCGTCTCCCGGCCGCTTCACCAAGGAGACTACCCAGAAGAATTTCAACAATCTCTATGGCACCAAAG GTAACTATACCTCCCGGGTCTGGGAGTACTCCTCCAGCATTCAGAGCTCTGACAATGACCTGCCCGTCGTCCAAGGCAGCTCCTCCTTCTCCCTGAAAG GCTATCCCTCCCTCATGCGGAGCCAAAGCCCCAAGGCCCAGCCTCAGACTTGGAAATCTGGCAAGCAGACTATGCTG TCTCACTACCGGCCATTTTACGTCAACAAAGGCAACGGGATTGGGTCCAACGAAGCCCCATGA
- the TRIM29 gene encoding tripartite motif-containing protein 29 isoform X3, which yields MEAADASRSNGSSPEARDARSPSGPSGSLENGTKADGKDAKTTNGHGGEAAEGKSLGSALKPGEGRSALFAGNEWRRPIIQFVESGDDKNSNYFSMDSMEGKRSPYAGLQLGAAKKPPVTFAEKGELRKSIFSESRKPTVSIMEPGETRRNSYPRADTGLFSRSKSGSEEVLCDSCIGNKQKAVKSCLVCQASFCELHLKPHLEGAAFRDHQLLEPIRDFEARKCPVHGKTMELFCQTDQTCICYLCMFQEHKNHSTVTVEEAKAEKETELSLQKEQLQLKIIEIEDEAEKWQKEKDRIKSFTTNEKAILEQNFRDLVRDLEKQKEEVRAALEQREQDAVDQVKVIVDALDERAKVLHEDKQTREQLHSISDSVLFLQEFGALMSNYSLPPPLPTYHVLLEGEGLGQSLGNFKDDLLNVCMRHVEKMCKADLSRNFIERNHMENGGDHRYVNNYTNSFGGEWSAPDTMKRYSMYLTPKGGARTSYQPSSPGRFTKETTQKNFNNLYGTKGNYTSRVWEYSSSIQSSDNDLPVVQGSSSFSLKGYPSLMRSQSPKAQPQTWKSGKQTMLSHYRPFYVNKGNGIGSNEAP from the exons ATGGAAGCTGCAGATGCCTCCAGGAGCAACGGGTCGAGCCCAGAAGCCAGGGATGCCCGGAGCCCGTCGGGCCCCAGTGGCAGCCTGGAGAATGGCACCAAGGCTGACGGCAAGGACGCCAAGACCACCAACGGGCACGGAGGGGAGGCAGCTGAGGGCAAGAGCCTGGGCAGCGCCCTGAAGCCAGGGGAAGGTAGGAGCGCCCTGTTCGCGGGCAATGAGTGGCGGCGACCCATCATCCAGTTTGTCGAGTCTGGGGACGACAAGAACTCCAACTACTTCAGCATGGACTCTATGGAAGGCAAGAGGTCGCCGTACGCAGGGCTCCAACTGGGGGCTGCCAAGAAGCCACCCGTTACCTTTGCCGAAAAGGGCGAGCTACGCAAGTCCATTTTCTCGGAGTCCCGGAAGCCCACGGTGTCCATCATGGAGCCCGGGGAGACCCGGCGGAACAGCTACCCCCGGGCCGACACGGGCCTTTTTTCACGGTCCAAGTCCGGCTCCGAGGAGGTGCTGTGCGACTCCTGCATCGGCAACAAGCAGAAGGCGGTCAAGTCCTGCCTGGTGTGCCAGGCCTCCTTCTGCGAGCTGCATCTCAAGCCCCACCTGGAGGGCGCCGCCTTCCGAGACCACCAGCTGCTCGAGCCCATCCGGGACTTTGAGGCCCGCAAGTGTCCCGTGCATGGCAAGACGATGGAGCTCTTCTGCCAGACCGACCAGACCTGCATCTGCTACCTTTGCATGTTCCAGGAGCACAAGAATCATAGCACTGTGACGGTGGAGGAGGCCAAGGCCGAGAAGGAG ACGGAGCTGTCACTGCAAAAGGAGCAGCTGCAGCTCAAGATCATTGAGATTGAGGATGAAGCTGAGAagtggcagaaggagaaggacCGCATCAAG AGCTTCACCACCAATGAGAAGGCCATCCTGGAGCAGAACTTCCGGGACCTGGTGCGGGACCTGGAGAAGCAAAAGGAGGAAGTGAGGGCTGCGCTGGAGCAGCGGGAGCAGGATGCTGTGGACCAAGTGAAGGTGATCGTGGATGCTCTGGATGAGAGAGCCAAGGTGCTGCATGAGGACAAGCAGACCcgggagcagctgcacagcatcAGCGACTCTGTGTTGTTTCTGCAG GAATTTGGTGCGTTGATGAGCAATtactctctccccccacccctgcccacctaTCATGTCCTGCTGGAGGGGGAGGGCCTGGGACAGTCGCTAGGCAACTTCAAGGATGACCTGCTCAATGTATGCATGCGCCACGTTGAGAAGATGTGCAAGGCGGACCTGAGCCGTAACTTCATTGAGAGGAACCACATGGAGAACG GTGGTGACCATCGCTATGTGAACAACTACACGAACAGCTTCGGGGGTGAGTGGAGTGCACCGGACACCATGAAGAGATACTCCATGTACCTGACACCCAAAG GTGGAGCCCGGACATCATACCAGCCCTCGTCTCCCGGCCGCTTCACCAAGGAGACTACCCAGAAGAATTTCAACAATCTCTATGGCACCAAAG GTAACTATACCTCCCGGGTCTGGGAGTACTCCTCCAGCATTCAGAGCTCTGACAATGACCTGCCCGTCGTCCAAGGCAGCTCCTCCTTCTCCCTGAAAG GCTATCCCTCCCTCATGCGGAGCCAAAGCCCCAAGGCCCAGCCTCAGACTTGGAAATCTGGCAAGCAGACTATGCTG TCTCACTACCGGCCATTTTACGTCAACAAAGGCAACGGGATTGGGTCCAACGAAGCCCCATGA